The nucleotide window GTGTTTCACCAGATCCCTGGGCGTTTCTGGCGTGCCATGTTGCTGCACATAATCGGGCGAGGCACACAACAAACGCTTGTTGAGTGCGAGCTTTACCAGTTGAAACGGGTGCGTGGGCATTTCACCAATATGAACGATCAAATCCCAATAATCTGACCTCATATGCACTGGGTTGTCAGACAGATTCAGGGTGATTGTAACTTGTGGATGCAGCTTGCTAAAGGCTTCTACCACTGGTGCGAGATACCTGCGCCCAAACCCTGTGGGCCCAGCAATATGCAATTGCCCTGAAACAAAGCTTTTTCTTTCTCGCAACAACTCAGATACGCTATCTATCTCCTGCAAAATCCGCTTTGAAGCATCCACCAGAAGTTCACCTTCATCGGTGAATATGATTTCTCCTGTACCCCTATCCACAAGATGCACACCAGTACGGGCTTCCAACGCCCTCAACCGCTGTGTAACAGCGGGCGGAGTAACATTCAGCAGTCTGGCAGCCGCAGCCAGAGATGAAGATCTGCTGAGAGCCGAAAGAAAAATCATATCATCTGATGTAAACATTAAGATCCACTTAATATGGGATTTACCTTTTGTAAATTGAATTTTTACTTTTTGTGACCTACTAATATAGTACCAGAATAAAAGAGGTTACCATGCACACCTATAATACGACACCTCAGGCAACTAGCCGAGCTAAAACCGTTTTTATTTCCGATCTTGATACCCCTTGCCTGCTTCTCAATGAAGCGCAAATGAACTGCAATATCAGCCGTTTGCATTCGCGGCTTGCCAGCAAGACCGTTACATTTCGCCCCCATCTCAAAACAACCAAGGCCATTGAAATCGCCCGTCGCATGGTAACCGGGGCTCACGGCCCTGCAACTGTGTCTACCCTTAATGAGGCAGAGGCTTTTGCCAGAGCTGGCATCGCAGACATAACCTATGCTGTTGGTATTTCACCGCAAAAAATTTTGCGCGTTCAGGCATTGTTGCGGCAGGGTGTCAACCTGACTGTGCTGCTCGACAATGTGGAGCAGGCCGAGGCTGTTGCCGCCGCCTCGCAGCAGGATGTTCCGATTCCGGCGCTGATAGAACTGGATTGCGATGGACACAGATCAGGTGTGCACTGTGACGACCATGAGCAACTGCTGGCCATTGCCCATACATTGAATGCTTCTGCCAACCTGCGTGGTGTGCTGACCCATGCGGGCGAAAGCTATACCGCCACCAACCGTGATGCACTTGTAGCTGCTGCGGAAAACGAACGGGCAAGCGCAGTAAAAGCCGCCGAAATTTTGCGCCACGCTGGGCACAGCTGCCCCGTGGTGAGCATTGGTTCCACCCCCACGGCACTGTTTGCCGAGAACTACGACGGAGTCACCGAGGTTCGCGCAGGCGTGTTTGCCTTTTTTGATCTTGTTCAGGCAGGGCTGGGTGTGTGCTCGCCACACGACATAGCAGTTTCAGTTCTGGCTACGGTTATCGGACATCAGCGTGAAAAAGGCTGGACTATCATAGACGCTGGATGGACGGCGCTATCTTCTGACAGAGGTACAGAATCGCAACGCGTTGATCACGGTTACGGGCTTGTTTGTGACCTTGAAGGCAACCTTCTCGACGGTCTTTTTGTAACCAATGCCAATCAGGAACACGGCATCATTGCCCGCAGGGCAGATTTTCAGGGAAGCATACCCGACCTGCCCTATGGCACAAAGGTGCGTATTCTTCCCATCCATGCCTGCGCCACGGTTGAACAGCACGATGCCTACAATGTCATCGGCGCAGATAAACAGACAATCACGGCCCAGTGGACGCGCCTGAAGGGTTGGTAGGGGGACGCATGCTATATGTATCTGAAGAAACAGCAAAATCTGTTGTAACAATGGCCGATGCCATAGAAACAATGGAAGGAGTATTTTGCGAAATTGGCCGGGGTGATACCAAGGTCTTTCCTGTGGTCATGGGGCATGGCCCCAAACAGGGTACGTCCTTCAGCATGAAAAGTGGATTGCTGACCAGCCGTGGTGTGCTGGGCCTTAAGGTAGGCAGCTACTGGCCAAAAAACCGCAAGCGGGGCCATAATGCCCATGCATCCACTACTCTGCTGCTTGATCCGGAAACTGGATACGCCAAAGCACTTGTAGGGGCCTCGCACATGACAGCCCTGCGCACTGCCGCAGCCGATGCCGTTGCAGTTCGCCATCTTTCAAGGCCAGACTGTTCTACCCTTGCGATCTTTGGTGCCGGACACCAGGCCTGGTACGAGCTTTTAGCCATTTGTGAAGTCAGAAAAATCAGACAGGTTTTCGTAACAAACAGATCAAAAGAGGCCGCAACCGCATTTGCCAGACGGATTCGCGAAGAGCTCTCGCTTGAGGCAAATGCAGTGGATGCCCCTGACGCGGTACAGCAAGCAGATATCATCGTTACCGTCACTGCTGCCCGCGAGCCCCTGTTTTCCGCAGATATGGTGCGTGCAGGAACCCATGTTTCTGCAATGGGAGCCGACGGTGAGGGCAAACAGGAACTCGATCCGGCTTTGTTTGCAAGGGCCAATCTGTTCGCCGACGTAGTGGAACAGTCAATAACCGTAGGTGAATACGAAAAAGCATTCAAAACAGGTCTTGTAAACAAAGAGCGCATTACACCGCTTGGGGCGGTGCTCAATGGGCGGGCCGGACGAACAAACGGCAAGCAGATTACAGTTTTCGACAGCTCAGGCATGGCCCTTCAAGATATTGCCATCTGTGCACTGGCTCTCGAAAAAGCACATAACAGGGGCATGGCAAAAGAAATTTAGCTGCATTTTGAAATATGGATACAATTTTAGCCATATTGAAAACACACGACGGATAAGGAGGGAGAAATGCTTAAGAATGCTAAATTAAAAACAAAAATAATTGGCATTGTCTGCATGTTGCTGGCGTTTGTCTGTATTGGCTTTGGCGTAGCCTCGTACCGAACATCGGCAAACGCAATCGAAAAAAGGGTTAATGAATCCCTTCCTCAAATTGCAGAGGATGCGGGTAAACTTATCAATGCAAGGCTGGGCATATATTTTGTGGGAATTGATACCGCAGCCAACCGCCTTGTCATACGCAGCATGGATTGGAGCAAACAGCTACCTGCGCTTAAAGAAGAAATGGCACGCCAGGGTTTCATGGAAATGGGCGTTGCCACGCCCGACGGTAAAACTCGCTACACCGACGGCACTACTGCTGAACTTGGCGACAGAGATTACTTTAAAAACGCCCTGGCAGGCAAAGTGGCAATGTCTGATGTGGTCATCAGCCGGGTAACGGGCAAGCCCGTTATCATGATGGCTGCCCCAATAACTGTGGATGGCCGCGCCGTAGGGGTTTTGCTTGCCAGGCTTGACGGACAGCTTCTTTCAGAAATTTCAGACAATGTTAAATTTGGCGACATTGGCTATTCTTACATCATCAATGGCAAGGGTGCCTTGATCGCTCACAGAAAGCGCGAATATGTCACTGATGCCCGCAACTTTTTAGAGGAAGGAAAGACAAACCCGGAATTCAGCGCAGTTTCCAAAATGCTTCAGCGCATGGTCAAGGGAGAAAGGGGTTACGATTCATACACGTTTGTTGGATCTGAAAACTTTTTTGGCTTTGCACCCATCCCCAATACGGGCTGGTCTGTGGCTGTAGGAGCCAAAAAGTCCGAAGTGCTCGAAGATGTATATGAAATGAAGACGACATTTGCCCTGTTGTCGCTTGGTTTTCTTGTTGCGGGCGCGCTTGTGGCCTTTGCCCTGGCCCAGTCTATCGCCGTGCCGGTAAACAAGCTTGTAACTGCCGCCGTCAGCATATCCAACGGCGACCTTTCGGCAACATCCGGCCTTGACCAAAAGGATGAAATTGGCGTGCTTGACGGTGCAATCAAGGCAATGGTTGCAGCGTTGATTGCCAAGATGGGCGAGGCAGATGAACAGGCAAAAATAGCACATCACGAAACCGAAAAGGCCCAGCAGGCGACGCTTGAAGCTCAGGCCGCCAAGGAACAGGCCGAGCGCGCAAAAACTGAAGGCATGCATCAGGCGGCCAGACAGCTCGAAGGTGTTGTGCAAATTGTGTCATCTGCATCAGAAGAACTTTCTGCCCAGGTGGAACAGTCTAGCCGGGGCGCAGACGAACAGTCGGCACGCGTACGCGAAACCGCCACCGCCATGGAAGAAATGAATGCCACAGTGCTTGAAGTGGCGCGCAATGCCCAGCAGGCTGCCGACCTTTCGCAGCAGGCCAAGCAGCAGGCCCTGGAAGGCTCACAAATTGTGAATGAAGCCGTCAAGGGCATTGAATCGGTGCACACCCAGTCCACTGCCATCAAGCAGGATATGGATGCACTTGGTAAACAGGCAGAAAATATTGGGCAAATCATGGGTGTAATTGCCGACATAGCCGATCAGACCAACCTGCTGGCTTTGAACGCAGCCATTGAAGCCGCCCGCGCAGGTGACGCTGGCCGTGGGTTTGCCGTGGTTGCCGACGAAGTACGCAAACTTGCAGAAAAAACCATGACAGCCACGCAGGAAGTAGGACAGGCCATAACCGGCATACAACAAGGTACCAAAAAAAATATTCATAATGTTGAGCAAATTGCCGCATCCATTGAAGTGGCCACGTCGCTTTCTGTGCGCTCTGGCGAATCGCTCAAGCAGATTCTGGAGTTTGTCCACATGGTCAACGACCAGGTGCAGTCCATTGCGACAGCGAGTGAACAGCAATCGGCAGCAAGCGAAGAGATCAACCACTCTGTTGAGCAGGTAGCAAACATTTCAGCCGAAACGGCTCAGGCAATGGAACAGGCTGCCAGCGCGGTAACAGAGCTGGCGCAGCAGTCACAGGCACTTCAGCGGCTTATAACAGAAATGAAAAGCCAGGGGTAGA belongs to Desulfovibrio desulfuricans DSM 642 and includes:
- a CDS encoding LysR substrate-binding domain-containing protein, with the protein product MIFLSALSRSSSLAAAARLLNVTPPAVTQRLRALEARTGVHLVDRGTGEIIFTDEGELLVDASKRILQEIDSVSELLRERKSFVSGQLHIAGPTGFGRRYLAPVVEAFSKLHPQVTITLNLSDNPVHMRSDYWDLIVHIGEMPTHPFQLVKLALNKRLLCASPDYVQQHGTPETPRDLVKHNCLILRENDEDVTMWRFCGPGNSNLAVRIAEGMTCNDGDVILAWALSGMGIVLRSEWDVADALATGNLVHLMPDWVSPDAPVIALLGPRHQRAARTRFFLEELRQALNPAPWRAAWEHTASVQDLLK
- a CDS encoding methyl-accepting chemotaxis protein; this translates as MARQGFMEMGVATPDGKTRYTDGTTAELGDRDYFKNALAGKVAMSDVVISRVTGKPVIMMAAPITVDGRAVGVLLARLDGQLLSEISDNVKFGDIGYSYIINGKGALIAHRKREYVTDARNFLEEGKTNPEFSAVSKMLQRMVKGERGYDSYTFVGSENFFGFAPIPNTGWSVAVGAKKSEVLEDVYEMKTTFALLSLGFLVAGALVAFALAQSIAVPVNKLVTAAVSISNGDLSATSGLDQKDEIGVLDGAIKAMVAALIAKMGEADEQAKIAHHETEKAQQATLEAQAAKEQAERAKTEGMHQAARQLEGVVQIVSSASEELSAQVEQSSRGADEQSARVRETATAMEEMNATVLEVARNAQQAADLSQQAKQQALEGSQIVNEAVKGIESVHTQSTAIKQDMDALGKQAENIGQIMGVIADIADQTNLLALNAAIEAARAGDAGRGFAVVADEVRKLAEKTMTATQEVGQAITGIQQGTKKNIHNVEQIAASIEVATSLSVRSGESLKQILEFVHMVNDQVQSIATASEQQSAASEEINHSVEQVANISAETAQAMEQAASAVTELAQQSQALQRLITEMKSQG
- a CDS encoding alanine racemase — translated: MHTYNTTPQATSRAKTVFISDLDTPCLLLNEAQMNCNISRLHSRLASKTVTFRPHLKTTKAIEIARRMVTGAHGPATVSTLNEAEAFARAGIADITYAVGISPQKILRVQALLRQGVNLTVLLDNVEQAEAVAAASQQDVPIPALIELDCDGHRSGVHCDDHEQLLAIAHTLNASANLRGVLTHAGESYTATNRDALVAAAENERASAVKAAEILRHAGHSCPVVSIGSTPTALFAENYDGVTEVRAGVFAFFDLVQAGLGVCSPHDIAVSVLATVIGHQREKGWTIIDAGWTALSSDRGTESQRVDHGYGLVCDLEGNLLDGLFVTNANQEHGIIARRADFQGSIPDLPYGTKVRILPIHACATVEQHDAYNVIGADKQTITAQWTRLKGW
- a CDS encoding ornithine cyclodeaminase family protein, giving the protein MLYVSEETAKSVVTMADAIETMEGVFCEIGRGDTKVFPVVMGHGPKQGTSFSMKSGLLTSRGVLGLKVGSYWPKNRKRGHNAHASTTLLLDPETGYAKALVGASHMTALRTAAADAVAVRHLSRPDCSTLAIFGAGHQAWYELLAICEVRKIRQVFVTNRSKEAATAFARRIREELSLEANAVDAPDAVQQADIIVTVTAAREPLFSADMVRAGTHVSAMGADGEGKQELDPALFARANLFADVVEQSITVGEYEKAFKTGLVNKERITPLGAVLNGRAGRTNGKQITVFDSSGMALQDIAICALALEKAHNRGMAKEI